One window of Marinobacterium aestuarii genomic DNA carries:
- a CDS encoding electron transfer flavoprotein subunit beta, with product MSSDLNIVALVSIGQHPKSGRARRAEQDARAVELGLRLAGERVQVLHAGDAADESLRQYAGMGLKSLRILQQSADADAVVALGDYLNEHRPDVVLTGVRAESGESSGMAPYLLAEKLGWPLVTRIADIVSIENGEAQILQALPRGQRRAIQVRLPFVASVDMAATAGRQSAYGPGRRAQLEAMPWVETADSERTQWQHAPARKRPKRLKKVKATTAAERFKAATAKSQGTGGRIIKDQPAVEQAQAIFDLLLEEGVIR from the coding sequence ATGTCATCTGATCTCAATATCGTTGCCCTGGTGTCTATCGGGCAGCACCCCAAGTCGGGCCGTGCGCGCCGCGCCGAGCAGGATGCACGCGCCGTGGAGCTGGGTCTGCGTCTGGCCGGTGAGCGGGTGCAGGTACTGCATGCCGGTGATGCGGCGGATGAGTCTCTGCGCCAGTATGCCGGCATGGGGCTGAAAAGCCTGCGGATACTGCAGCAGTCGGCGGATGCCGATGCGGTGGTGGCCCTCGGCGATTACCTTAATGAGCATCGCCCCGATGTGGTGCTGACCGGGGTGCGCGCCGAAAGCGGCGAGTCTTCCGGCATGGCGCCTTATCTGCTGGCCGAGAAACTGGGCTGGCCGCTGGTGACACGTATTGCCGATATCGTCAGCATAGAAAACGGTGAAGCACAGATTCTGCAGGCGTTACCGCGCGGGCAGCGCCGGGCCATTCAGGTGCGTCTGCCTTTCGTGGCCAGTGTTGATATGGCGGCGACGGCAGGGCGCCAGAGTGCCTATGGGCCGGGTCGCCGTGCGCAGCTTGAGGCCATGCCCTGGGTTGAAACCGCCGATAGCGAACGTACCCAGTGGCAGCATGCACCTGCGCGCAAGCGGCCAAAACGCCTCAAGAAGGTCAAGGCCACGACGGCTGCCGAGCGTTTCAAGGCGGCCACGGCCAAGTCTCAGGGCACCGGCGGGCGCATTATCAAGGATCAGCCAGCGGTAGAACAGGCGCAGGCCATTTTTGATCTGCTGCTCGAAGAGGGCGTGATTCGATAA